Proteins from a single region of Leptospira brenneri:
- a CDS encoding TetR/AcrR family transcriptional regulator, with product MPIFVSKGVSSVSMRELSKELGVSTGTLYHYFPTKEILFESMVKQFVAIDEKEIRELSETQFSLEDIMNFVSKREEHFMNLVLLAVDVKRQLSESSELAELVEDSFVAYRTALDRFFPSDTNIKAGKAFLSFFIGALFLKNKTTNETEWPELFESLGNLMALFQNK from the coding sequence ATGCCCATTTTTGTGTCCAAAGGTGTTTCTTCGGTTTCGATGCGAGAATTGTCCAAAGAGTTAGGTGTTTCTACTGGAACCCTCTACCATTACTTTCCAACGAAAGAGATTCTCTTTGAATCAATGGTGAAACAATTCGTTGCGATCGATGAAAAGGAAATCCGAGAGTTATCGGAAACTCAGTTTAGTTTGGAAGACATTATGAACTTTGTCTCCAAAAGAGAAGAGCACTTTATGAACTTGGTTTTACTGGCAGTTGATGTTAAAAGACAGTTAAGTGAATCTAGCGAATTGGCAGAGTTAGTGGAAGATTCCTTTGTTGCATACCGAACAGCATTGGATCGTTTTTTTCCTTCGGATACAAACATAAAAGCAGGTAAGGCTTTTTTATCTTTTTTTATCGGTGCTTTATTTTTGAAAAATAAGACAACCAATGAAACAGAATGGCCGGAACTATTTGAGAGTTTGGGGAACTTAATGGCTTTATTCCAAAACAAATAA
- a CDS encoding DUF1499 domain-containing protein, which yields MNHKLHAFTLSVLLLFFLGCTGTRPDYLGIKLEKLADCPTTPNCVSSFANPDDKEHYRSSLSYKKPLKEAYAALKGKIELTPRTKIIQENPNYIYVEFTSRLMRYVDDVEFYFDEKNKQLHFRSASRLGKSDFGVNRSRIESILKDLEI from the coding sequence ATGAATCATAAACTACACGCATTTACTTTATCCGTCCTCCTCCTATTTTTTCTAGGATGTACGGGAACAAGGCCAGACTACCTAGGAATCAAATTGGAAAAATTGGCAGACTGCCCCACAACACCAAACTGTGTGAGTAGTTTTGCAAACCCAGATGACAAGGAACATTACCGAAGTTCCTTATCCTATAAAAAACCTCTAAAGGAAGCTTATGCAGCATTAAAAGGGAAAATTGAATTAACACCAAGAACCAAAATCATTCAGGAGAATCCGAATTATATTTACGTTGAGTTCACTTCCAGACTGATGCGTTATGTGGACGATGTGGAATTTTATTTTGATGAAAAAAACAAACAACTTCATTTCCGTTCAGCATCCCGTCTAGGGAAATCAGATTTTGGAGTGAATCGTAGTCGGATTGAATCGATACTAAAAGATTTAGAAATCTAA
- the carB gene encoding carbamoyl-phosphate synthase large subunit, translating into MPQRNDLKSILIIGSGPIVIGQACEFDYSGTQATKALREKGIRVILVNSNPATIMTDPDLADATYIEPLTVPVLEKIIKKEKPDAILPTVGGQTALNLALALHREGVLEKYNVELIGAKVDAIRKAEDRELFKLAMEKLGIRVAKSFMVSDMEAARKAKDEIGFPIIIRPAFTLGGTGGGTCYEESEFEEKAQQGLSASPISQVLVEESVMGWKEFELEVMRDLADNVVIICSIENLDPMGVHTGDSITVAPQQTLSDREYQRLRDMSIDIIREIGVETGGSNIQFAVNPENGDVIVIEMNPRVSRSSALASKATGFPIAKIAALLSIGFTLDEIRNDITRVTPASFEPSIDYVVTKIPRFAFEKFPGSDTTLGVQMKAVGEAMAIGRNFKESFQKALRSLETDRFGFGSDGYLKELLEWESVPKEERKTWLTAKVKRPTDKRIFYVKMAFDFGMSVEEIFDICKIDPWFLYQFEELFQLENRFRKEGLVIIEEMKKAGFSNRQLAFLSKEEQILAQVRSGAAIEITKARVEKTLREEEEVIEKYLEEKNIHPVYKRIDTCAGEFEAFTPYMYSSYDEEDEAEVTSKKKVMILGGGPNRIGQGIEFDYCCCHASFSLQEAGVESIMVNSNPETVSTDYDTSDRLYFEPLSLEDVMAIFKKEKPDGVIVQLGGQTPLKLAKSLEKRGVPILGTSPDSIDRAEDRKRFAEVLEKLNLKSPDNGIAASKDKAREIARKIGYPVLVRPSYVLGGRAMLIVNEESELDKYMEEAEEVSEDRPLLVDSFLQDATEVDVDALCDGKDVFIAGIMEHIEEAGIHSGDSACVLPPQTISQRMLLEIEEATYRLALELDVKGLINVQYAIKDETLYVLEVNPRASRTVPFVAKSIGIPVVKIAVRLMLGEPLASFKLGKRFSAPMITVKEAVLPFSKFPGVDTILGPEMRSTGEVMGVATTKGEAFVKAQIMAGEEPPKHGTVFVTINDKTKKELLESVRSLSNLGYNIIATEGTHKFLSDNGILSSKINKIYDGYFPNVIDYIKEKKIHLIINTPLSRVTRENAFTIRQAAIKYKVPCLTTAQAGKALIHGLVEMKDKGFSVNSLQEIHAKHKKS; encoded by the coding sequence ATGCCGCAACGTAACGACTTAAAATCAATTTTGATCATCGGATCCGGACCTATCGTCATCGGGCAGGCATGTGAGTTTGACTATTCTGGAACACAAGCGACCAAAGCGCTTCGAGAGAAGGGGATTCGAGTGATTCTCGTAAATTCCAATCCGGCCACAATTATGACCGATCCCGATCTGGCTGATGCGACATACATTGAACCATTAACGGTTCCTGTTTTAGAAAAAATCATCAAAAAGGAAAAACCAGATGCCATCTTACCAACAGTAGGTGGTCAAACGGCCTTGAACTTGGCTCTTGCCCTTCATCGGGAAGGTGTGCTTGAGAAATACAATGTTGAACTGATTGGTGCGAAAGTAGACGCCATTCGAAAAGCGGAAGATCGTGAACTTTTTAAACTCGCGATGGAGAAACTCGGAATCCGTGTAGCTAAGTCTTTTATGGTTTCTGATATGGAAGCCGCCAGAAAAGCAAAAGATGAAATTGGATTTCCTATCATCATTCGACCAGCATTTACACTTGGTGGAACGGGTGGAGGAACCTGTTACGAAGAATCGGAATTTGAAGAAAAAGCACAACAAGGTCTTTCTGCTTCTCCCATTTCGCAGGTGTTAGTTGAAGAATCTGTGATGGGTTGGAAAGAATTTGAGTTGGAAGTGATGAGAGATCTCGCCGACAACGTTGTTATCATTTGTTCTATTGAAAATTTAGATCCGATGGGTGTTCATACTGGTGATTCAATCACAGTGGCACCACAACAGACATTAAGTGATAGAGAATACCAAAGACTTAGAGATATGTCTATTGATATCATCAGGGAAATTGGAGTCGAAACTGGTGGATCCAACATTCAATTTGCAGTGAATCCGGAAAATGGAGATGTCATTGTAATTGAAATGAATCCCCGCGTTTCCAGATCATCTGCTTTGGCTTCTAAGGCAACGGGATTCCCAATCGCAAAAATTGCCGCATTACTTTCTATTGGATTCACCTTAGATGAAATTCGAAATGATATCACTCGTGTCACTCCAGCAAGTTTTGAACCATCGATTGATTATGTTGTAACCAAAATTCCTAGGTTTGCATTTGAAAAATTCCCTGGTTCCGACACCACTCTTGGTGTTCAAATGAAAGCTGTTGGAGAGGCAATGGCCATTGGTCGTAACTTCAAAGAAAGTTTTCAAAAGGCACTTCGTTCCCTAGAAACAGATCGTTTTGGTTTTGGAAGCGATGGATATTTGAAAGAACTTTTGGAATGGGAGTCTGTTCCGAAAGAGGAAAGAAAAACTTGGCTCACAGCAAAGGTGAAACGTCCTACCGACAAACGAATCTTCTATGTAAAGATGGCTTTTGATTTTGGGATGAGTGTTGAAGAGATATTTGATATTTGTAAAATTGATCCATGGTTTCTTTATCAGTTCGAAGAATTATTTCAGTTAGAAAACAGGTTCCGAAAAGAAGGGCTCGTTATCATTGAAGAAATGAAAAAGGCAGGTTTTTCCAATCGCCAACTTGCTTTTCTTTCCAAAGAAGAACAGATCCTCGCACAAGTTCGTAGCGGTGCCGCTATTGAAATCACAAAGGCTAGAGTGGAAAAAACTCTTCGGGAAGAAGAAGAGGTCATTGAAAAATACTTAGAAGAAAAAAATATCCATCCAGTTTATAAACGAATTGATACCTGTGCAGGAGAATTTGAAGCCTTCACACCTTATATGTATTCTTCCTATGATGAAGAAGATGAAGCTGAGGTAACTTCTAAGAAAAAAGTAATGATTCTTGGTGGTGGACCCAATCGAATTGGGCAAGGGATCGAGTTTGATTATTGCTGTTGCCACGCTTCTTTCTCACTACAGGAAGCGGGAGTCGAGTCCATCATGGTAAACTCCAATCCAGAAACAGTTTCTACTGATTATGATACTTCCGATCGTTTGTATTTTGAACCACTGAGTCTTGAAGACGTAATGGCAATTTTCAAAAAGGAAAAACCTGATGGCGTTATTGTCCAGTTAGGTGGACAGACACCGTTGAAGTTGGCAAAGTCATTAGAAAAACGTGGAGTTCCCATATTAGGAACTAGTCCTGATTCCATTGACCGAGCAGAAGACCGTAAACGATTTGCTGAAGTATTGGAAAAATTAAACTTAAAGTCTCCTGATAACGGTATTGCTGCTTCCAAAGATAAAGCAAGAGAAATCGCTAGAAAAATTGGTTATCCGGTTCTTGTTAGACCATCCTATGTTTTGGGTGGAAGGGCGATGCTCATTGTAAATGAAGAATCGGAATTAGATAAATACATGGAAGAAGCAGAAGAGGTATCGGAAGATAGACCACTTCTTGTTGATTCCTTTTTACAAGATGCAACCGAAGTCGATGTAGATGCTCTATGCGATGGAAAAGATGTATTCATCGCGGGAATTATGGAGCATATCGAAGAAGCGGGAATTCACTCAGGTGACTCCGCCTGTGTATTACCTCCTCAAACAATTTCCCAACGTATGTTGTTAGAAATTGAGGAAGCAACTTACCGTTTGGCATTGGAGTTAGATGTTAAGGGTTTGATTAACGTTCAATACGCAATTAAAGATGAAACTCTTTATGTTTTGGAAGTAAACCCGCGCGCATCTAGAACTGTTCCTTTTGTGGCAAAGTCGATAGGTATCCCTGTTGTGAAAATTGCAGTAAGACTTATGTTAGGTGAACCTTTGGCGTCCTTTAAACTAGGAAAACGTTTTTCAGCACCGATGATCACTGTAAAAGAAGCAGTATTACCTTTCAGTAAGTTCCCTGGTGTGGATACCATTCTTGGTCCTGAGATGAGGTCCACGGGAGAAGTTATGGGGGTTGCAACCACAAAAGGGGAAGCCTTTGTTAAGGCTCAGATCATGGCTGGTGAAGAACCTCCTAAACACGGAACGGTTTTTGTAACGATTAATGATAAAACAAAAAAAGAGTTACTCGAATCAGTCCGATCCTTATCTAACTTGGGATACAATATCATTGCAACAGAGGGAACACATAAGTTTCTTTCTGATAACGGAATCCTCTCTAGCAAAATTAACAAAATTTACGATGGATACTTTCCGAATGTGATCGATTACATCAAAGAGAAGAAAATTCATTTAATCATCAACACTCCGCTTTCGAGAGTTACGAGAGAAAATGCTTTTACTATCCGGCAAGCTGCGATCAAATACAAGGTTCCTTGTTTGACTACGGCACAAGCAGGTAAGGCATTAATCCATGGTTTGGTGGAGATGAAAGATAAAGGTTTTTCCGTGAATTCCCTTCAGGAAATCCACGCGAAACATAAAAAAAGTTAA
- a CDS encoding sulfatase family protein: MGPNQAPLFPIRILKITLWFTVFFYLFFLIFNTSFTIMGVDVGDFLKQYLGAFFGVYLSTTVKVFSVFLFLHLSLFSLIHLTYHFLKRSDVPWYELSAWVILIESLALCHSMVSFPQIYGEFFFFRYPSFAPFLYFLTDHTSPGYFSFVLGFLIFGFVLILFRQIYFHKNKESFFSLVHVLVLGLIHTSGQYMIGILYFAILFWQGKHYQRIHVKSYGLIVFLLFFIYLVPGLWNQIEALTHSKEKGKPPVFIIAADSLRYDKIAHKLNGQSITPNIDLFAKDSYVFHDHHTTIPRTFPSWADLLTGKYAMSHKVRDMFPSPEEKQRIGSSAFLTIQQRLKEIGYRSYAIGSFAADIFPRANFGFDEVLAPNFNARIMTVQRTAESQLFLLPFLTGSWFSGGMYLEEMDGLSTWGDGRRIIDRFRSILKREGDDAFSVTYFSSVIHFPYTPAYPYYKTFTNPNYYGKYKYLKFVDPTNSTVPNEEETKQIRGLFDSAVYAFDAEFGDIISDLKEKGIYDEAIIILTADHGEALYEDVHGQGHGEHLRGEAVTRVPLMIKFPNSASLKKPNHEFFGITSSVDIYPTLMEFFGISTKQNYPGQSLLPILGNTNWTEDRLVYAETGIWFSDAGDHFFQKQRIPYPNILSLHQVIPEEDYQIMITDPIYRETIAFSKHRSVQNSDFKLIYIPTRQGVLFELYDRKKDPLNQKNLYPNHPMAAKMKDALYKTVIQWEEATLAGEYLIPSSLTEINENE; this comes from the coding sequence ATGGGTCCGAACCAAGCCCCTCTATTCCCGATCCGAATCCTCAAAATTACCCTTTGGTTTACCGTTTTTTTTTATCTATTTTTTTTAATCTTTAATACAAGTTTTACCATCATGGGAGTCGATGTAGGTGACTTCCTGAAACAGTACTTAGGTGCTTTTTTTGGAGTTTACCTCTCTACAACGGTAAAAGTTTTTTCTGTTTTTCTCTTTTTGCACCTAAGTCTTTTTTCTCTGATTCATTTAACCTATCATTTTTTAAAACGTTCTGACGTTCCTTGGTATGAGTTATCTGCTTGGGTAATCTTAATCGAATCTTTGGCTCTTTGTCATTCGATGGTAAGTTTTCCACAAATTTATGGTGAGTTCTTTTTCTTTCGGTATCCGTCTTTTGCTCCTTTTCTTTATTTTTTAACGGATCATACAAGTCCTGGTTATTTTAGTTTTGTATTGGGATTTCTTATTTTTGGATTTGTTTTGATCCTTTTTAGACAAATCTACTTTCATAAAAACAAAGAAAGTTTTTTTAGTTTGGTTCATGTCCTTGTGCTTGGACTTATCCATACATCAGGTCAGTACATGATTGGGATTTTGTATTTTGCCATTCTTTTTTGGCAAGGGAAACATTACCAAAGAATTCATGTGAAGTCCTATGGTTTGATTGTATTCCTTTTGTTTTTTATTTATTTGGTTCCTGGGCTTTGGAATCAGATTGAGGCACTCACTCATTCCAAAGAAAAAGGAAAACCTCCTGTTTTCATCATCGCTGCTGATTCTCTTCGTTATGATAAAATTGCGCATAAATTAAATGGGCAAAGTATTACTCCTAACATTGATTTGTTTGCAAAAGATAGTTATGTGTTCCATGACCATCATACAACCATTCCCCGAACTTTCCCTAGTTGGGCTGATTTATTAACTGGGAAATATGCGATGAGCCATAAGGTTCGCGATATGTTTCCTTCTCCTGAAGAAAAACAAAGAATCGGATCTTCTGCTTTTCTGACAATCCAACAAAGATTAAAAGAAATCGGATATCGAAGTTATGCCATTGGTAGTTTTGCTGCTGATATTTTCCCCCGTGCTAATTTTGGTTTTGATGAGGTACTTGCTCCGAATTTTAATGCACGTATCATGACGGTTCAGAGGACTGCGGAATCACAACTATTTCTTCTACCTTTTCTTACTGGTTCTTGGTTTTCCGGTGGGATGTATTTGGAGGAAATGGACGGACTTTCCACTTGGGGTGATGGACGTCGAATTATAGATCGTTTCCGTTCGATTTTGAAAAGGGAAGGTGATGATGCATTTTCGGTAACATATTTTTCTAGTGTCATTCATTTCCCTTACACACCTGCCTATCCTTATTATAAAACTTTTACAAATCCTAATTATTATGGTAAGTATAAATATTTAAAATTTGTTGATCCCACAAATTCCACGGTTCCCAACGAAGAGGAAACAAAACAAATTAGAGGATTATTTGATAGTGCCGTTTATGCTTTCGATGCCGAGTTTGGGGATATCATTTCTGATTTAAAAGAAAAAGGAATTTATGACGAAGCCATCATCATTCTAACTGCTGACCATGGGGAAGCATTGTATGAAGATGTCCATGGCCAAGGTCATGGGGAACACCTCCGTGGAGAAGCTGTCACTCGTGTTCCTTTGATGATCAAGTTTCCAAACTCTGCGAGTCTTAAAAAACCAAATCATGAATTTTTTGGAATTACTTCCAGTGTGGATATATATCCAACCTTGATGGAATTTTTTGGAATCTCAACCAAACAAAACTACCCTGGACAATCTTTATTACCCATACTTGGAAATACCAATTGGACGGAAGATCGTTTGGTTTATGCAGAAACCGGAATTTGGTTTTCTGATGCAGGAGATCATTTTTTCCAAAAACAAAGAATTCCTTATCCGAATATCCTTTCTCTCCACCAAGTGATCCCGGAAGAAGATTACCAGATTATGATCACCGATCCAATTTACAGAGAAACCATTGCATTTTCAAAACATAGATCGGTTCAAAATTCCGATTTCAAATTAATATATATCCCGACACGACAAGGTGTCCTTTTTGAATTGTATGATCGAAAAAAAGATCCTCTGAATCAGAAGAATCTCTATCCCAATCACCCTATGGCTGCTAAAATGAAAGATGCGCTGTATAAAACGGTGATTCAATGGGAAGAGGCGACTCTCGCAGGAGAGTATTTAATACCAAGTTCTTTAACCGAAATAAATGAAAACGAATAA